The region CTGATGTATTAGATTATATGAAAATGGATATTCAAAATTCGTCCAAACCCGTCATTATAGGTTATCCACGTTTTGATGGAGAAAATTATTTTAACTCTGTATGGTTTTATAATGAATATGGTACTGTAATTAATGTTTATGATAAAATTAAATTAACGCCTTTTGCGGAATTTTTGCCTTATGAAGCTTTTTTTAATAATTTTCAGATGTTTAAATTGTTAAGGTATTATAGTCCTGGGGAAAAATTCAATATTTTTGAAATAGATAGTAAAAAATTTGGCGTTCAAATATGTTTTGAAACATATTTTCCTGAAATTTCTGCTTCTCAGGTTAAAAAAGGTGCGGGGTTTTTAATAGCAGTTACTAATGATGGATGGTTTAATTCAAAAACGGCACTTTTGCAGCATTATACTCAAGGAATTTTTAGAGCACTTGAAACAAGAAGAGATTTTGTGCAGATATCTAACACAGGTTTGACAGGATCAATTGATCGATATGGTAGAATAACTAATGTTTTTAAAGATCGACAAGAGAATAATGGCATTCTTTACGTTAATTACAATGATTCTTTTACTATATATTCGCAGATTTCAGCTTTATTAAAAGTTATCATTTTGATTTTAGCTTTATTGATTGCAATTTTTTAGAGAGTATAAAAAATTTATAAATTTAATATTATTATATTCAATTAGATTAGCGTTATCTATCACGAAAGTACAGGTAACACTAATTTTATATAATAAGAATAAATGAAATAGCAAATAATGAAACCAAAACATTACATTTTGTTATAAAATTTAGTTATTAATTTACAATCTTTTGTTATAATCAATTTGAATAAAGATTTGAGTTGTATTAACGTATTAGGTTATTATGGAATAAAGTAAACGAATCCTTTGGTACAAGTACCGGATAGTTAAAAAATTAAGAATTAGTGAGGATTAGAACTGAGGAGTATTTTGTAAAAATAATTGAATATTAAACATATATATAATGCAGATTTTACAATTTCTGAGGACAGCAAAAAAATCATAAGGAGGGATTTATTATGAATAAAGCTGGAAAAATTGAAGTAAACATATATTTGGATGAGAAAGCAAGAGAAACGATTTCTAGAGAATTAAACTTATATTTATCAAATTTACAAGTATTTTATGCAAAATTGCATAATTTACATTGGAATGTAGAAGGTAGGAATTTTTTTAAGGTTCACGAAAAATTAGAAGAGTATTATGACTATGTATCTGACCATATTGATGAAATTGCTGAAAGAATCCTTACTTTAGGATATAGGCCATTAGTGAAATTAAGTGATTATGCTCAAAATGCGACGTTAAAAGAAATTGACAGTAAAAGGTATGATGTGGAAGAATCATTAAATATTGTTTTGAAAGACTTTTCAGAATTAATAGGACAACTTAGAAATATAATCAAGCTTGTTCAAGAGTATGGAGATGAAGGAACTGCAGATATATTAATAGGTTCTCTCAAGGAATTTGAGAAAGACTCATGGATGCTTAGAGCTACATTATCTTAAAAATTTAAACAACAAAAAGCGGCAGAAGCCGCTTTTTTAATTTAATTATAAATTTAAAAATTTTGCCATTTGTATATAATTCTGTTTTAATGAAAAATACAATTTTTTGTATATCTCATAAAGTTCATCGTATATCTCAAACAAGTTATCGTCAGGTTCTATTATTTCTTTTATTTTAACCCAATTTAAGACATGTTCTAGATTTTGTCCATTTCCTAATGCAGCAAGCATAGAAGCTCCATAAGCTCCCCCTTCATCTATTTGAGGTATCTTTATGGGCATTTTAAAATTTGCTGCGACTAATTTAATCCATGTTTTATTTTTAGCTCCTCCACCTACTATTCTCATATCTTTGATTTCTGTCTTTTCTTTTATAAGTTCAAATGAGTCCCTTAATCCAAAAGTAATGCCTTCCATTGTGGCCCTTAGTATATCATTTTCATTATTTATCGAAGATATCCCGAAAATTACTCCGCGAGCGTTGGGGTCCCTATGTGGAGTTCTCTCTCCATTAAGATAAGGAAGAAATATTATTCCATTTGATCCAGGTTTAGAATTGTTTATTCTTTCTTCTATTTCATCCCAGCTTGAATGCGGGAAAAAGTGGTCTCTTACCCAATTTAATGTGTTGGCAGCAGATAGCATCACACCCATATAATAATATTTATTTTCAAGTACATGGTTGAAATAATGTATTTTCCCTTCTAAATCTGGTTTTTTGTTTTCAGTTATTGTTAGAACAGTTCCTGATGTTCCAATACTTACCATGGATTCACCTTTTTTGGAAATGCCTATTCCAAATGCAGCAGCAGCGTTATCTGCTCCACCCGAAACTATTTTACAGTTGTTCCACCCTAACTGACTTTTTAATTCGTTTCTTAGTTCTCCTCTGTCGTCGTAAGATAAATAAATATCAGGCATTATACTAATATCAATTTCAAATTTTTCAAATACTTCACTATCCCATGTATTCTTATTAACATTAAAACAAGCGGTTCCAGATGCGTCAGAATAATCTATTCCTAAATTTCCTGTTAATTTGTAGATTATATAATCTTTTGGAAGCAATATTTTTTTTATCTTGTTAAAATTAGCTCGTTCATTTTCTTTTATCCATAGAATCTTTGGAAAAGTAAAACCTTCAAGAAACGGATTTCCCATTTTTTCAATTACTTTTGTTTCTCCCCCCATAATTTCAGTTGCTTTTTTACATTGTTGAGTAGTTCTTTGGTCACACCACAAAATGGCTGGTCTAATAACTTGAAAATTTTTATCTAAACAAACTAAACTATGCATTTGGCCTGAAAAACCAATAGCAGATATAGTATGTTTTAGAGAAACATTTCTTAATATTTCAAGAACACCTTCCCACCACAAATTGGGGTCTTGTTCTGCCCAACCAGGCTTTGGGATGTCCATCTTTAAAGGCCAAGAATAAGTATCTAAAAGTCGTCCATTCTCATCAACTACTAATCCTTTAATCGAAGTTGTTCCCACATCGATTCCTAGGTATTTTTCCATGACAAATCACCTCAAACAACTATACTGTTTTTTCGTTATTTAACTATTTTTTCAGAAAAATCGTCCATAACTCTTAAATTTGCACCTGTTAGACAAGCTGTTTCTATATCAAAAACTGGTTTACAAGTCTTTGTGAAAGATTTTAAGGCGGGTTTTAAAGCCCTCTGTTTGATTAAGTTTTCTATTTCAATTAAGTATTCATTTGGAAACAAAGAACCATACCCTCCAAAAAGTACAAATTCCGGATTCAATATATTTATAAGATTTACTGCTCCTACAGATAAATAATACAACATTTGTTGTACAATTTCATAAGAATTATTTTCTCTTCTTTGTGATTTATCCAGCAAGTTTTTAAATTTTTCTTCGTAAGTATCTCCTTCAAGTTTTCCATTACTATATTCATATATTTTTGAAATTGTATCTATAGAAGCATAAGTTTCCCAACAGCCTTGGTTATTACAAAAACATTTTTCGCCATCAACATGAATACTCATATGTCCAAATTCCCCAGCAGTATAGTTAGGGCCTAAATATATTTGTCCATCAATTAATAAAGCTCCACCAATACCTTGAGATATGAATATGTAAACACCATTGTTTAGATTTTTTATGCTTTTATTAAAATATAATTCCGCCTGTAACGCCAGCTTTGCCTCATTTGCGATGAAAATCGACTTGTCCCAGTTAGGTAGGTTTCTGAGAAAAGCTTTTTTGAAATTAATGTTATTCCAGTTAAAATGAGGTACGTATTCTATAATCAAATTGTCTCTGTCTACCATTCCTGGAAAAGAAAATGAAATTCCAGCAATATTTTGTTCTTTATTTTCGCTATATATATGCTCAACAATGGATGAGACTTTTTCAAGAAAAGAAGCAAAACTTTTGGGTGTTTCAAATTTACTTATCTTTTCTATCTGGTTATTTAGATAACCCATTCCAACAATAGTGCTTTCTACTCCAACTTTTACAATTATCGACATAACAGCCTCTTTCACTGGCTCTAACTTTATAGGTTTTCTGCCAGGTCCTTGCGAGGACTTTCTTTCTCCTTCTTTAACGAGATTCTTGTCCATTAGATCAAACACAATCTTCGTGACAGTGCTTTTATCTAAACCTGTAAGTTTAGTAATTTCATTTCTTGATATTTGTGGAGAATATCGAATTAAATTAAAGACCATTAATTTGTTTGAATAGCCCATTCTTTCAGCATTTATTTTCTTTAGCTTCAAAATTTAAGTCCTCCTTAAATCAATTTATTAATCATTAAAAAATATATTGATTGATAATATTTTCCAAGTATTCTTGTCTGCCAGATTTAGGTAAAGAAACTTTCTTGTCAATAACATAGTCTTCAAGTTCTTTTAAATTTGTTGTGCCTTCAACTATCTTTTTACCTATTCCTTCTTTGAAACTATTATATCGTTTTTCAATAAAATCTTCCAGTACTTTATCTTCTATTATTTTATGAGCTATTTTTAGACCTAAAGCAAATGCGTCCATTCCTGCAATGTGAGCATAAAATAAATCTATATCTTCGTAAGACGGTCTTCTCACATGAGCATCAAAGTTTAACCCTCCAGGTGCAATACCTCCATTTTTAAGTATTTCGTACATCGCAAAAACATTTTCATACACATTGGTGGGGAATTGATCTGTATCCCATCCAAGTAATAAATCTCCCATATTCGCATCTATGCTTCCTAGGAGATTGTTAATTCTTGCATATCTTAATTCATGCTGGAATGTATGTCCTGCCAGTGTTGCGTGATTTGCTTCAATGTTGAATTTAAAATACTTATCTAAGTTATACTTTTGTAGAAATGCATAGGAATTAGCCACGTCAAAATCATATTGATGTTTTGTAGGTTCTTTTGGTTTTGGTTCTATTAAAAACTGACCTGTGAATCCTATTTCTTTAGCGTATTCTACCGCCATATGCATGAATTTAGCTAAATTGTTTAACTCTAATTCCATGTTTGTATTAAGAAGTGTTTCATATCCTTCTCTTCCACCCCAAAATACATAGTTTTCTCCATTTAATTCTTTGGTAATTTCAAGAGCTTTTTTGACTTGAGCAGATGCGTACGCATAAACATCTGCATCACAAGTTGTAGCTGCTCCTTGCATGAATCTGGGATGAGCAAACAAGTTAGCAGTTCCCCAAAGTAACTTGATACCACTTTCTTTCATTTTTCCTTTAATATGCTCAACAACTTTATCAAGCAATTTGTTAGTCTCTCTGAGAGTTTCTTGTTCATCAACTAAATCTCTATCGTGAAAACAAAAATATTTTACACCAAGTTTACTCATAAATTCGAAAGCGGCATCAGCTCTAGCCAGGGCTTTGTCTAAAGGATCAGTATATTTATTCCATGCTCTTTGAGCACTTTCAACACCAAACATATCTCTTCCTTCTGCGGTAAAGGTGTGCCAGTAAGCAACAGAAAATCTGAGATGATCCTGCATAGACTTTCCCCCAATTATTTCTTTGGGATTGTAATAATGGAAAGCCAATTGCTCTCTAGACTCTTTTCCAACGTATTCAATTTGTTTTATTCCTTTGAAATATTCACTCATTTTGTACCCTCCATCAAATAATTAGTTAAAAAATTTGTATGTAGAACGTTATGGTAAAAAATTAATAGTTTTAGGCTTCTCTTTTTTTGCTTATCACATCGAACCACACAGCAAACAGGAGAACTAAACCTTTAATTATAGATTGCCAAAAAACTTCAACGTTTAATAAGCTCATGCCATTATCTAAACTTGTCATAACTATAGCTCCTACAACCGCTCCGAAGGTAGTTCCAATACCTCCCATTAAACTTGCTCCTCCTATGACGCAAGCGGCGATTGTATCCAATTCGGCACCTTCTCCAGCTGAAACAGCTGCAGCATTTAATCTTGATGTTAAAAAAACGCCTCCTAATGATGCAAGAAGACCATTAATCATAAAAACAATAAGAGTAATCTTTTTTATATTTATTCCCGAAAGTATAGCAGCTTTGCTGTTTCCTCCTATAGCATAAATATATCGACCAAAAACTGTATTTTGTGTGATGTATGCAAACAAAAGTAAGATTATAATCATTATTAAAAGAGGGAATGGAAGTCCATTATAAGAATTGAAAATAATGACAAATAAATTTATGAGAATTATGTATAGAGCAACTTTCACAAACTCAAATCGGGTAGAAGATGAATCAATATTGTAAGACTTCTTTTTTTTCCATGATCGAAATTCTGAGATTATAATCATTATCGATGCAATAATTCCCAATAGAATACCAAATGAATTTGAAAGATAACCTTTTCCTAAAAAAGTAAAAAAATGGCTCATAGGTCCTATAGTAATACCTTTCGTTATCCCCATTAAAATGCCTCTAAAAATA is a window of Defluviitoga tunisiensis DNA encoding:
- a CDS encoding Dps family protein → MNKAGKIEVNIYLDEKARETISRELNLYLSNLQVFYAKLHNLHWNVEGRNFFKVHEKLEEYYDYVSDHIDEIAERILTLGYRPLVKLSDYAQNATLKEIDSKRYDVEESLNIVLKDFSELIGQLRNIIKLVQEYGDEGTADILIGSLKEFEKDSWMLRATLS
- the xylB gene encoding xylulokinase — translated: MEKYLGIDVGTTSIKGLVVDENGRLLDTYSWPLKMDIPKPGWAEQDPNLWWEGVLEILRNVSLKHTISAIGFSGQMHSLVCLDKNFQVIRPAILWCDQRTTQQCKKATEIMGGETKVIEKMGNPFLEGFTFPKILWIKENERANFNKIKKILLPKDYIIYKLTGNLGIDYSDASGTACFNVNKNTWDSEVFEKFEIDISIMPDIYLSYDDRGELRNELKSQLGWNNCKIVSGGADNAAAAFGIGISKKGESMVSIGTSGTVLTITENKKPDLEGKIHYFNHVLENKYYYMGVMLSAANTLNWVRDHFFPHSSWDEIEERINNSKPGSNGIIFLPYLNGERTPHRDPNARGVIFGISSINNENDILRATMEGITFGLRDSFELIKEKTEIKDMRIVGGGAKNKTWIKLVAANFKMPIKIPQIDEGGAYGASMLAALGNGQNLEHVLNWVKIKEIIEPDDNLFEIYDELYEIYKKLYFSLKQNYIQMAKFLNL
- a CDS encoding ROK family transcriptional regulator translates to MKLKKINAERMGYSNKLMVFNLIRYSPQISRNEITKLTGLDKSTVTKIVFDLMDKNLVKEGERKSSQGPGRKPIKLEPVKEAVMSIIVKVGVESTIVGMGYLNNQIEKISKFETPKSFASFLEKVSSIVEHIYSENKEQNIAGISFSFPGMVDRDNLIIEYVPHFNWNNINFKKAFLRNLPNWDKSIFIANEAKLALQAELYFNKSIKNLNNGVYIFISQGIGGALLIDGQIYLGPNYTAGEFGHMSIHVDGEKCFCNNQGCWETYASIDTISKIYEYSNGKLEGDTYEEKFKNLLDKSQRRENNSYEIVQQMLYYLSVGAVNLINILNPEFVLFGGYGSLFPNEYLIEIENLIKQRALKPALKSFTKTCKPVFDIETACLTGANLRVMDDFSEKIVK
- the xylA gene encoding xylose isomerase, with the translated sequence MSEYFKGIKQIEYVGKESREQLAFHYYNPKEIIGGKSMQDHLRFSVAYWHTFTAEGRDMFGVESAQRAWNKYTDPLDKALARADAAFEFMSKLGVKYFCFHDRDLVDEQETLRETNKLLDKVVEHIKGKMKESGIKLLWGTANLFAHPRFMQGAATTCDADVYAYASAQVKKALEITKELNGENYVFWGGREGYETLLNTNMELELNNLAKFMHMAVEYAKEIGFTGQFLIEPKPKEPTKHQYDFDVANSYAFLQKYNLDKYFKFNIEANHATLAGHTFQHELRYARINNLLGSIDANMGDLLLGWDTDQFPTNVYENVFAMYEILKNGGIAPGGLNFDAHVRRPSYEDIDLFYAHIAGMDAFALGLKIAHKIIEDKVLEDFIEKRYNSFKEGIGKKIVEGTTNLKELEDYVIDKKVSLPKSGRQEYLENIINQYIF
- a CDS encoding sugar ABC transporter permease — translated: MKTNKKKVDLRSYMMIIALLVIWLIFTIMTKGSFLSARNISNLFRQSVFISLLAIGMVMVIILGEIDLSVGSIVGLSGGILAILDVWKGINPVLSMIITLGIGLLLGLWNGYWIAYKGVPSFIVTLGGMLIFRGILMGITKGITIGPMSHFFTFLGKGYLSNSFGILLGIIASIMIIISEFRSWKKKKSYNIDSSSTRFEFVKVALYIILINLFVIIFNSYNGLPFPLLIMIIILLLFAYITQNTVFGRYIYAIGGNSKAAILSGINIKKITLIVFMINGLLASLGGVFLTSRLNAAAVSAGEGAELDTIAACVIGGASLMGGIGTTFGAVVGAIVMTSLDNGMSLLNVEVFWQSIIKGLVLLFAVWFDVISKKREA